From Actinosynnema mirum DSM 43827, a single genomic window includes:
- a CDS encoding single-stranded DNA-binding protein, producing the protein MAVNETRVTLVGTVASEVALSTVGTGFSRAVFRMVSVERRFDRDLGRFVDGDRLFVSVTCWRGLAENVRASLGRGDPVVVTGKLRLHELRTEDVRRTHLSVEASAVGPNLLWCTAEPRRGGDPGPDPGSEPVSGVAGRGISESAGAAPTLPDVLAPRTEEQSVSVAEEALPVPF; encoded by the coding sequence GTGGCGGTCAACGAGACGAGGGTGACCCTGGTGGGCACGGTGGCCAGCGAGGTGGCGCTGAGCACGGTCGGCACGGGGTTCAGCCGGGCGGTGTTCCGGATGGTCAGCGTGGAGCGGCGGTTCGACCGGGACCTGGGGCGGTTCGTGGACGGTGACCGGTTGTTCGTGTCGGTGACCTGCTGGCGGGGGCTCGCGGAGAACGTGCGGGCGAGCCTGGGGCGGGGCGACCCGGTGGTGGTGACGGGCAAGCTGCGGCTGCACGAGCTGCGCACCGAGGACGTGCGGCGCACCCACCTGTCGGTGGAGGCGTCGGCGGTGGGGCCGAACCTGCTGTGGTGCACGGCCGAGCCCCGGCGGGGCGGTGATCCCGGTCCCGATCCCGGTTCCGAACCGGTTTCCGGCGTGGCCGGGCGCGGTATTTCAGAGTCGGCGGGTGCAGCGCCTACGCTGCCCGACGTGCTCGCGCCGCGCACCGAGGAGCAGTCGGTCTCCGTCGCGGAGGAGGCCCTCCCGGTGCCCTTCTGA